In Nitrospira sp., a single genomic region encodes these proteins:
- a CDS encoding response regulator: MSEPGRHTTSPLDFLDGGGEMGRRVRAFDWATTAVGPAVDWPQSLKTAVSICLGSRYPIIMWWGRSACTTFYNDAYIPIYGFPKHPRALGRPLQEYWKEIWHIIGPMSDSVFATGDATWSEDLLLVLKRSLPREECYFTFSFSPIRNDAGSIGGVFCAVTETTERVVGERRLRTLRDLGRALVDVKSDEGACIAAVHSLDADRADLPFALLYLLDGGGRRARLIAATGLAVGASATPQRIDMGDAAESTTWPLRSVFETGGGQLVSNLKERFGSCLQKVRPESPQTALILPIATPGLTQAAGFLIAGLNPQRVLDAGYRGFLVLIAGQIGSAIASARALEEETRRAESLAELDRAKTAFFSNVSHEFRTPLTLMLEPLRDSLDDRRTPLAPVHRDRLGLAYRNSRRLLKLVNALLDFSRIEAGRTQAHYEPTDLAALTAQLTAVFRSAVERAHLRFTVDCRTLSEPIYVDREMWEKIVLNLLSNAFKFTLRGSITVVLHQDGPAAVLDVRDTGVGIPDEELPKIFERFHRVQGGGGRTIEGSGIGLALVKQLVQQHGGSLTVTSIVAEGSVFTVRVPFGTAHLPADQVRPARHREPTGAKTDLYLEEALRWLPAETGVDRHASEPEPEAEADGASEQSRPRVLLADDNADMRAYLTRLLDRRFEVEAVTDGAAALAAAQARPPDVILSDVMMPRLDGFGLVRALRDDPSTRAIPIILLSARAGEESRIEGLAHGADDYLIKPFSARELLARVESHYQLARVRRDMQGELARSKLFLERMAAATPDILFVYDIREGRNIYSNKRIDSVLGYSSAQIHAVPGELIDQIVHPDDLQGTLEWFARFDRTAEGEALEHEHRIRHADGSYRWLLSRATAFERDTDGRVKQVIGVATDTTERKQAQEELLVRSRQLRLLFELAEAVNHADALPQLYERALDSIVQALGADRASILLFEGDGVIRFKAWRGLSDRYRRAVEGHSPWSAEEPDPRPIIIGDIADTPLDPAMKAAIEREGIRALSFMPLTYGGKLLGKFMVYFDRPRTMDANQIALAQAIGGTLATGIDRRMAETRLRESEDRLRSFAARLEQMVADRTNKLLQSQKRLRAMATELNFAEQRERKRMALELHDHLAQMLVLCRLNLGQLKRTVRLDDKGAELVQQTQDALSESLTYTRTLVAELAPTVLHEFGLVPALNWLADRMNRHNLNVDVKSEGVGEVALAEDQAVLLFQSVRELLINAAKHGQSGQACLTIARQKEALLVEVGDQGKGFDPNATFAVEVPTALSSKFGLYSIRERMTALGGRLDLISQPGKGTRARLVLPLSNGAESVGMAAERDAGAVPTGLPISHGATKSDDLLPANRFADLVPLQTATHRVLLVDDHAMVRQGLRSVLETYADVEIVGEARDGFEALACVDRLQPSVVVMDVNMPRMNGIDATRRIRASHPKTIVIGLSVNAGIENDQAMKQAGAAALLTKEAAVEELYGAIQVHQTTGAAGHMSQG; this comes from the coding sequence ATGAGCGAACCGGGTCGGCACACGACGAGCCCTTTGGACTTTCTCGACGGCGGCGGGGAAATGGGCCGGCGCGTGCGCGCCTTCGACTGGGCCACGACCGCGGTGGGACCGGCGGTCGATTGGCCCCAAAGCCTCAAGACCGCCGTGAGTATCTGCCTCGGCTCCCGCTATCCGATTATTATGTGGTGGGGCCGCTCCGCCTGCACGACCTTTTATAACGACGCGTACATTCCGATCTACGGCTTCCCGAAGCACCCCAGGGCGTTGGGCCGACCGCTGCAGGAATACTGGAAGGAAATTTGGCACATCATCGGCCCCATGTCGGACAGCGTGTTCGCGACCGGAGACGCCACCTGGTCGGAAGACCTCCTCCTCGTGCTGAAACGCAGTCTGCCGCGCGAGGAATGCTATTTCACGTTTTCATTCAGTCCCATCCGGAACGACGCCGGATCGATCGGCGGCGTTTTTTGCGCCGTCACCGAAACCACCGAACGGGTCGTGGGCGAGCGACGGCTGCGCACCCTTCGCGACCTCGGCCGTGCGCTCGTCGATGTCAAGTCGGACGAAGGAGCCTGCATCGCCGCCGTCCACAGCCTGGACGCCGATCGCGCGGATCTGCCTTTTGCCTTGCTGTATCTGCTCGACGGCGGCGGACGGCGCGCCCGGTTGATCGCCGCGACGGGCCTGGCCGTCGGCGCATCGGCCACTCCGCAGCGGATCGACATGGGTGATGCGGCGGAGTCGACGACCTGGCCTCTACGCAGTGTATTTGAGACCGGAGGCGGCCAACTCGTCTCGAACCTGAAGGAGCGTTTCGGATCGTGCTTGCAGAAAGTCCGGCCCGAATCCCCCCAAACGGCGCTTATATTACCGATCGCCACACCGGGGCTGACCCAGGCGGCCGGATTCCTCATCGCGGGTCTCAATCCCCAACGTGTGCTGGACGCCGGTTACCGCGGTTTCCTGGTTCTGATCGCCGGTCAGATCGGCAGCGCGATCGCCAGCGCCCGGGCGCTGGAAGAGGAAACCAGGCGCGCGGAATCACTGGCCGAATTGGATCGGGCCAAGACGGCGTTCTTTTCCAACGTGAGTCACGAGTTCCGCACGCCGCTCACGCTGATGCTCGAGCCCTTGCGGGACAGCCTGGACGACCGGCGCACTCCCCTGGCTCCCGTCCATCGTGATCGCCTCGGCCTCGCCTACCGTAACAGCCGGCGCCTGCTCAAACTGGTCAATGCCCTGCTCGATTTTTCCAGGATCGAAGCGGGCCGGACCCAGGCCCACTACGAGCCAACCGATCTGGCGGCATTGACCGCCCAGCTCACCGCCGTGTTCCGGTCCGCCGTCGAACGGGCGCACCTCAGGTTCACGGTGGATTGCCGGACGCTGTCCGAGCCGATCTATGTCGATCGGGAGATGTGGGAGAAGATCGTGCTGAATCTGTTGTCCAACGCGTTCAAATTCACGCTGCGAGGGAGCATCACCGTCGTCTTGCATCAAGACGGGCCGGCTGCAGTCCTGGACGTCCGCGACACGGGCGTCGGGATCCCCGACGAAGAATTGCCGAAAATCTTCGAGCGGTTTCATCGCGTGCAGGGCGGGGGAGGGCGAACGATCGAAGGCAGCGGGATCGGCCTCGCCTTGGTCAAACAGCTCGTGCAGCAGCACGGCGGTTCACTGACCGTCACCAGCATTGTCGCCGAAGGATCCGTATTTACGGTCAGAGTCCCCTTCGGCACCGCCCATTTGCCGGCGGACCAAGTGAGACCGGCCCGTCATCGTGAGCCGACCGGCGCAAAGACCGATCTCTACCTGGAGGAGGCGTTGCGCTGGCTCCCGGCCGAGACCGGCGTCGATCGGCACGCATCGGAACCGGAGCCGGAGGCGGAGGCGGATGGAGCATCCGAGCAGTCGCGGCCTCGCGTGCTGTTGGCCGACGACAATGCCGATATGCGGGCATACCTCACCCGACTACTGGATCGACGATTCGAGGTGGAGGCCGTGACCGATGGAGCCGCCGCGTTGGCCGCCGCACAGGCCCGCCCGCCCGACGTGATTTTGAGCGACGTCATGATGCCCAGGCTCGACGGGTTCGGATTGGTACGCGCGCTGCGCGATGATCCTTCCACCAGAGCCATTCCGATCATTCTGCTGTCCGCCAGGGCGGGCGAAGAATCCCGCATCGAAGGATTGGCCCACGGCGCGGATGACTATCTCATCAAACCCTTCAGCGCGCGGGAACTGCTGGCCCGGGTCGAGAGCCACTATCAATTGGCGCGCGTACGCCGAGACATGCAGGGAGAGCTCGCCCGCAGCAAGCTCTTCCTGGAGCGCATGGCGGCGGCTACGCCGGACATCCTGTTCGTCTACGACATCCGCGAAGGCCGCAACATCTACTCCAACAAACGCATCGACTCCGTGCTCGGCTACAGCTCCGCGCAGATTCATGCGGTACCCGGCGAATTGATCGATCAGATCGTCCATCCAGACGACCTGCAGGGGACGCTTGAATGGTTCGCGCGATTCGACCGAACCGCCGAAGGAGAGGCCTTGGAGCACGAGCACCGTATCCGACATGCGGACGGCTCGTATCGCTGGCTGCTGTCGAGAGCGACCGCGTTCGAACGCGATACGGACGGCCGAGTGAAGCAGGTCATCGGCGTCGCGACCGACACTACCGAGCGCAAACAGGCCCAGGAGGAGTTGCTCGTGCGCAGCCGGCAACTGCGCCTGCTCTTTGAATTGGCCGAAGCGGTCAACCATGCCGACGCGCTGCCCCAGCTGTACGAGCGGGCGCTCGACTCGATCGTCCAGGCCCTCGGCGCCGATCGAGCTTCCATCCTGCTCTTCGAGGGCGACGGCGTCATCCGGTTCAAGGCCTGGAGGGGCTTGTCGGACCGGTACCGGCGCGCCGTGGAAGGGCACTCTCCCTGGAGCGCGGAGGAGCCGGATCCCCGGCCGATCATCATCGGAGATATTGCCGACACGCCCCTCGACCCGGCGATGAAGGCGGCGATCGAACGGGAAGGAATCCGGGCTCTGAGTTTCATGCCGCTGACGTACGGCGGGAAGCTCCTCGGCAAGTTCATGGTGTATTTCGATCGGCCCAGGACCATGGACGCAAACCAGATCGCGTTGGCCCAGGCGATCGGGGGAACATTGGCCACCGGCATCGACCGGCGCATGGCTGAAACGCGGTTGCGGGAGAGCGAAGACCGGCTCCGTTCGTTTGCCGCTCGGTTGGAGCAGATGGTCGCGGATCGCACCAACAAACTGCTGCAGTCGCAAAAACGGTTGCGGGCCATGGCGACCGAGCTGAACTTCGCCGAGCAACGGGAGCGGAAGCGGATGGCCCTGGAACTGCACGACCATCTCGCCCAAATGCTGGTGCTGTGCCGCTTGAATCTGGGACAATTGAAGCGGACGGTGAGGCTGGACGACAAGGGTGCGGAACTGGTCCAGCAGACGCAGGACGCGCTGAGCGAATCACTGACCTATACGAGAACCTTGGTCGCCGAGCTGGCCCCTACGGTCCTTCACGAGTTCGGGTTGGTTCCGGCGCTCAACTGGCTGGCCGACAGAATGAACCGGCACAATTTGAACGTAGACGTGAAGTCGGAAGGGGTCGGAGAGGTAGCCCTCGCTGAAGATCAAGCGGTCCTGCTCTTTCAATCAGTGCGCGAATTGCTGATCAACGCGGCCAAGCATGGTCAATCCGGTCAGGCGTGCCTGACGATCGCGCGACAGAAGGAAGCCTTGCTGGTCGAAGTTGGAGACCAGGGAAAAGGGTTCGACCCCAACGCGACCTTTGCCGTCGAGGTACCGACGGCGCTTTCGTCAAAGTTCGGCCTGTACAGCATCCGGGAACGGATGACCGCGCTGGGCGGAAGGCTCGACCTGATTTCGCAGCCCGGCAAGGGCACGAGAGCCCGCCTGGTCCTGCCGTTGTCGAATGGGGCTGAGTCGGTGGGCATGGCAGCCGAGCGCGACGCCGGAGCCGTACCGACCGGCTTGCCCATCTCTCATGGGGCGACAAAATCGGATGACCTGCTCCCGGCCAACCGCTTTGCCGACCTTGTTCCGCTTCAGACAGCGACGCACCGCGTACTGCTCGTGGACGATCACGCGATGGTCCGCCAGGGTTTGCGCAGCGTCCTCGAAACCTATGCCGACGTCGAGATCGTAGGCGAGGCTCGGGACGGATTCGAAGCGCTTGCCTGCGTAGATCGGCTGCAACCGTCCGTTGTCGTCATGGACGTCAACATGCCCAGGATGAACGGAATCGACGCCACGAGACGGATCAGGGCGTCTCATCCGAAGACGATCGTCATCGGCCTGTCGGTCAATGCCGGCATCGAGAACGATCAGGCCATGAAGCAGGCGGGCGCAGCCGCGTTATTGACCAAGGAAGCCGCGGTCGAGGAGCTGTACGGTGCCATTCAGGTCCACCAGACGACCGGCGCCGCCGGTCACATGAGCCAAGGTTGA